GCAGGAGGTTGCGGCGGCCGCGCGGGGCCATGACCAGGCTCATGAAGGCCAGCAGGCAGACATTGTAGCGGGTCAGATAGGGGAAGACCGAATGCCACTCCTGCGTCCACCAGGAGATGACGCCGGAAACGCCCAGCAGCACCACCCACTGCCAGCGCAGGGGATTGCCCAGACGCAGGTCCTGCTCGGCCAGCGAGCTGCCCCAGAGGCGTTTGGCCGCGGCCAGGCCGGAACCGACGATGAGCTTTTTCAGGATCAGCTGGGGCAGGAGCATGTAGCGCATGGCCCAGCAGGCAGGGGCCAGGGTCATGAGCAGGGGGAAGAACAGGGTCACGAGGTCCGTGTCATAGTATCCCAGCAGGGTACGGGCCAGGAAACCCGGCGCCAGGCTGGTCAGCAGGCCCGCCGCCACACCGGCCTCCATGCTGCCCAGGGCCCAGACCCAGGCGTAGACGATGACGGCCACGAAGCAGGAAAGCAACGCCGGGAACCAGAAGGCCACCGCCGCGGGATAGGTCCCCAGCAGGTCGGCCATGCCGCGCAGCATGACGGCCATGGGATGCCCCACCGCATGGCCGAAACCTTCGGCACCGGCCACCCAGTGGTAGGCGTCGTGCGTGGCCAGCAGCCATTCCGAGCCCAGACGGTACTCCGGGTTCTGCCAGCAGGGCCATTCCACCATGCGCAGGGCAAAGGCCAGCCCAAAGGTCACCAGGCCCCAGAACAGGCCGTGCAGCCAGAACGTGCGGTTCTCGGCGGTAAAATAGACGGAGACCGGTTTGTCCGTCATGCGTGCTCTCCTTTGTGGCAGAGAGTTTTCAGCAGGAAAACGTATCCGGGGACACGGCTAAAACGCGCTGGGGAGGGGCCTGGGGAAGGGAGCCTCCCGCATGGACAGAGGGGCCCCTTCCCTCAAAAAAACTATCCTTCGGCCCTCCGGCGCAGGGCCCAGAACCAGCGGTGCGCGCTGCCGGCCGTGTAGGCAAGGGAACCCACCAGCTCCCAGCCGTCGATGTCCCCGGCGGCGGGCGGTTCCTCGCGGGCCAGGATCACCACCATGCCGCCATCGGCCAGATGCGGGGCCACCAGTTCCAGCAGCCGCGGCCAGGGCATGAAGGCCCGGCTGGTGATGCAGTCGGCCTTGCGCGCCTGTTGGGGGAAAAAGTGCTCCACCCGGCCCCGGAAAACACGGGTCCCCGGCAGGGGCACGCGGGCCAGCACCGTGGAAAGGAAGAGCGCCCGCTTCTCGCGGGCCTCCACCAGCCAGCAGGTGCCGCGCCGCCAGACCATGCGCAGGGGGATGGCGGGC
This is a stretch of genomic DNA from Desulfovibrio piger. It encodes these proteins:
- a CDS encoding 16S rRNA (guanine(527)-N(7))-methyltransferase RsmG, whose protein sequence is MKPNAKHDDIPLSALAQCAREAGVTVPGAVLPGLADYLQLLCRWNRAMNLVGARHWRDVMQRLVADSFHLAAFLDGLPLPEEPLCWDLGSGAGLPAIPLRMVWRRGTCWLVEAREKRALFLSTVLARVPLPGTRVFRGRVEHFFPQQARKADCITSRAFMPWPRLLELVAPHLADGGMVVILAREEPPAAGDIDGWELVGSLAYTAGSAHRWFWALRRRAEG